In Streptomyces sp. NBC_00344, the genomic window AACGCGGGTGCCTATGTCTTCAGGCGCTCGGTCATCGACACCATTCCGGCCGGCCGGCCGGTCTCGGTGGAACGGGAGACCTTCCCCGGTCTGCTGCTCTCCGGAGCCCATCTCCAGGGCATGGTCGACTCCACGTACTGGCTCGACCTCGGCACACCGCAGGCCTTTGTACGCGGCTCGGCCGACCTCGTCCTCGGCCGTGCGCCGTCCCCCGCGGTGCCGGGCCGCTGCGGCGACCGGCTGGTGCTGGAGACCGCTTCGGTGGCCCCCGGCGCCAAGCTCACCGGCGGCACGGTGATCGGGGAGGGCGCGGTGATCGGGGAGGGCGCGCGGATCGACGGCAGCACGGTGCTGGCCGGTGCGGTCGTCGAGGACGAAGCGGTGATTTCCGACTCACTCATCGGGGCGGGCGCCCGGATCGGGGCACGCTCGGTGCTGGACGGCGCGGTCATCGGGGACGGGGCGCGGGTCGGCGCGGACAACGAGCTGCGCGCCGGGGTGCGGATCTGGTGCGAGGCGGTTCTGCCGGACGCGTCCGTGCGCTTCTCGTCGGACCAGTAGCCTCTACCGGGTGGCAGGACGTTTCATCGCGAAGCGCGGCCCCGCCGACCTCGGACTGGTCCTCGGGGTGCTCCGCCGTGGCCCGGGCGACCCCACGTTCCGTATGACGCCCGACGGGGCGGTGTGGCGGGCCAGCCTCACACCCGAGGGACCCGGCACGCTGCGCGTGGCGGTGGACGGGGCGGAGGCGTGGGGCCCCGGCGCGGACTGGCTGATCTCCCAACTCCCGTCCCTGATGGGGGACGCGGACGATCCTTCGGCGTTCGTACCACGGCACCGCCTGATCGCCGATGCACACCGCAGGCGCCCGAATCTCCGGCTCTGCCGGACCGGCCTCGTGCTGGAATCGCTGATCCCGTCGATCCTGGAACAGAAGGTCACGGTGGACGAGGCCTATCGGGCCTGGCGTCTGCTGGTCCGCACATTCGGCACCCCGGCACCCGGCCCCGCCCCCGAGCGCATGCATGTCATGCCGGACCCGCGGACGTGGGCGCTGATCCCGTCCTGGGAATGGCACCGGGCGGGTGTCGACAACAAGCGCGCCTCGACCATCCTGCGAGCGGTCCGGGTGGCCCGCCGTCTGGAGGAGGCCGCGGCCATGCCGCTGCCCGAGGCAGTACGCCGGCTTGAACTGATCCCCGGCGTCGGCCCCTGGACCTCGGCGGAAACCCTCCAGCGGGCGATCGGCGCACCGGACGCGGTGACGGTCGGGGACCTGCATCTGCCGGGCATCGTCGGGTACGCGCTGACCGGGCGCAGGGACGTGGACGACGCCGGGATGCTGGAACTGCTGGAGCCGTACGCGGAGACCGGGCAGCGGCATCGGGCGGTGCGGCTGATCCTGCTGACCGGGAGGGTACCGGCGCGGCGGGTGCCGAAGATGCCGAAGGTGGACATCGCCCGGCTGTGAAGCCCGGATACGTCCCCGGCGCCGGAGGTGCGGCACCGGGAACGGCCGGGCCTCACCGCACCGTGACGAACGCCTCAGGGTCCCGCTCGGCCCGGGGTGCGGGCTGGGCCAGCGGGTGACCGACGGCGACCGCGCCCATCGGCTCCCACTCCGCGGGCAGGGCCAGGGCCGCGCGCACCACGTCCCGGCAGAACATCGTCGACGAGACCCACGCCGACCCGAGCCGCTCACCGGCGAGCGCCACCAGGAAGTTCT contains:
- a CDS encoding NDP-sugar synthase, which codes for MTEAILLVGGKGTRLRPLTVNTPKPMVPAAGVPFLTHQLARARAAGIDHVVLATSYLAEVFEPYFGDGSSLGLRLEYVTEEEPLGTGGAIRNVASRLDSGPDEPVLIFNGDILTGLDIGALVATHEAEGADVSLHLTRVEDPRAFGLVPTDSTGRVTAFLEKPQTPEEIVTDQINAGAYVFRRSVIDTIPAGRPVSVERETFPGLLLSGAHLQGMVDSTYWLDLGTPQAFVRGSADLVLGRAPSPAVPGRCGDRLVLETASVAPGAKLTGGTVIGEGAVIGEGARIDGSTVLAGAVVEDEAVISDSLIGAGARIGARSVLDGAVIGDGARVGADNELRAGVRIWCEAVLPDASVRFSSDQ
- a CDS encoding DNA-3-methyladenine glycosylase family protein, translated to MAGRFIAKRGPADLGLVLGVLRRGPGDPTFRMTPDGAVWRASLTPEGPGTLRVAVDGAEAWGPGADWLISQLPSLMGDADDPSAFVPRHRLIADAHRRRPNLRLCRTGLVLESLIPSILEQKVTVDEAYRAWRLLVRTFGTPAPGPAPERMHVMPDPRTWALIPSWEWHRAGVDNKRASTILRAVRVARRLEEAAAMPLPEAVRRLELIPGVGPWTSAETLQRAIGAPDAVTVGDLHLPGIVGYALTGRRDVDDAGMLELLEPYAETGQRHRAVRLILLTGRVPARRVPKMPKVDIARL